One Helianthus annuus cultivar XRQ/B chromosome 12, HanXRQr2.0-SUNRISE, whole genome shotgun sequence genomic region harbors:
- the LOC110895374 gene encoding probable cytosolic oligopeptidase A: MAVAMPSLMSVIRSSNPKPLLTSHFPPLRSSAFHFRLRPSPPRTPLLRRSSIAAAFSDQPQSPSSITIEDNPLLQDFQFPPFDVIDASHVRPGMRALLNKLDDDLAELEKTVEPSWSKLVEPLERIVDRLSVVWGAINHLKAVQDTPELRSAIEEIQPERITFGLKVDQSKPIYNAFKAMKDSPDWATLSDARKRIVESSIKDAVLSGISLENDEREEFNKIQQELAKLSKTFGENVLDATKKFEKLITDKNEIGGLPATALGLAAQIATSKGHENATAENGPWMITLDGPSFMSVMQHAKNRALREEIYRAYITRASSGDLDNTPVIEQILKLRLAKAKLLGYNNYAELSMATKMATVDKAEELLEKLRSASWDAAVQDMEELKQFARSQGAPEADELAHWDITFWSERLRESKYEINEEELRPYFSLPKVMDGLFNLVKMLFDIDVVPADGLAPVWNSDVKFYCIKDSTGSPISYFYFDPYSRPSEKRGGAWMGEVFARTRVFSNDKTSVRLPVAHMVCNQMPPVGDKPSLMTFREVETVFHEFGHALQHMLTKQDEGLVAGIRGIEWDAVELPSQFMENWCYHRDTLMSIAQHYETGECLPEDIYQKLLAARTFRAGSMSLRQLKFATLDLELHSKYVPGGPESIYDVDQRVAKRTQLLLPLPEDRFLCGFSHIFAGGYAAGYYSYKWAEVLSADAFSAFEDAGLNDDKALRDTGYRFRDTVLALGGGKDPLEVFIEFRGREPSPEPLLRHNGLLQTTA; encoded by the exons ATGGCCGTCGCTATGCCCTCTCTGATGTCTGTTATTCGTTCTTCAAACCCTAAACCTCTTCTCACTTCTCATTTCCCTCCCCTGCGCTCTTCTGCCTTCCACTTCCGCCTCCGTCCATCTCCACCGCGCACGCCACTCCTCCGCCGCTCTTCCATCGCCGCTGCCTTTTCCGATCAACCACAATCTCCATCCTCAATAACAATCGAAGATAATCCGCTGCTGCAGGACTTCCAGTTTCCTCCGTTTGATGTTATTGATGCTTCACATGTGCGTCCTGGAATGCGTGCCTTGCTCAACAAGCTA GACGATGATTTGGCGGAATTGGAGAAGACGGTTGAGCCATCGTGGTCAAAGCTAGTGGAGCCGTTGGAGAGGATAGTTGATAGGTTGAGTGTTGTTTGGGGAGCTATTAATCATCTGAAAGCGGTTCAAGATACTCCTGAGCTTCGTTCCGCCATTGAAGAGATTCAG CCTGAGAGAATCACATTTGGCCTAAAGGTTGATCAAAGTAAACCAATTTATAATGCTTTCAAGGCTATGAAGGATTCACCAGACTGGGCAACACTAAGTGATGCTCGTAAACGAATAGTTGAAT CATCGATAAAGGATGCTGTTCTCAGTGGCATTTCACTTGAAAATGATGAAAGAGAAGAGTTCAATAAAATTCAACAG GAGTTAGCAAAGCTTTCTAAAACATTCGGGGAAAACGTTCTAGACGCCACaaagaaatttgaaaaattaataaCCGATAAGAACGAAATCGGCGGGTTGCCAGCTACCGCTCTCGGATTGGCCGCACAAATAGCCACATCTAAG GGTCATGAAAATGCCACTGCTGAAAATGGGCCATGGATGATAACACTAGACGGACCAAGTTTCATGTCTGTTATGCAACATGCTAAGAATCGGGCTTTGCGGGAGGAAATTTACCGTGCTTATATAACACGTGCGTCAAGTGGAGATTTAGATAATACTCCGGTTATTGAACAAATTTTGAAGCTTAGGTTAGCAAAGGCTAAGCTTCTTGGATATAATAACTACGCAGAg TTAAGCATGGCTACTAAGATGGCCACTGTTGATAAAGCGGAAGAGCTGCTCGAAAAGCTAAGGAGTGCTTCTTGGGATGCTGCAGTTCAAG ATATGGAGGAGCTCAAGCAATTTGCCAGAAGTCAAGGTGCTCCCGAAGCTGATGAGTTGGCACACTGGGATATTACCTTCTGGAGTGAAAGACTAAGAGAATCAAAATATGAGATAAACGAg GAAGAATTACGACCTTACTTTTCTTTGCCTAAAGTTATGGATGGTCTTTTTAACCTTGTGAAAATGCTATTTGACATTGACGTCGTACCAGCTGACGGTTTAGCACCC GTTTGGAACAGTGACGTAAAATTTTACTGCATCAAAGATTCAACCGGGTCACCTATTTCATATTTTTACTTCGATCCATATTCTCGACCGTCTGAAAAACGAGGAGGTGCATGGATGGGTGAAGTTTTTGCGCGAACCCGTgtattttcaaatgataaaacctCTGTTAGGCTACCTGTTGCTCATATGGTCTGCAATCAAATGCCACCGGTTGGTGACAAGCCAAGCCTAATGACTTTCCGCGAG GTGGAGACTGTGTTTCATGAGTTTGGTCATGCACTTCAACATATGCTAACGAAACAAGACGAGGGACTTGTTGCTGGTATTCGCGGCATAGAGTGGGATGCTGTTGAATTGCCTTCACAATTCATGGAAAATTGGTGTTATCATAg GGATACCCTGATGAGTATAGCCCAACACTACGAAACTGGAGAGTGTCTCCCTGAAGATATATATCAGAAGCTTCTTGCCGCTAGAACTTTTCGTGCGGGTTCTATGAGTCTTCGTCAG CTCAAGTTTGCTACCCTTGACTTAGAACTGCATAGCAAGTATGTTCCTGGTGGACCCGAATCTATCTATGATGTTGACCAAAGGGTCGCTAAAAGAACTCAACTGCTTCTTCCACTTCCAGAGGATCGGTTCCTTTGTGGTTTCAGCCATATTTTTGcag GTGGATATGCTGCTGGTTACTATAGTTACAAG TGGGCAGAAGTGTTATCTGCCGATGCTTTTTCGGCATTTGAGGATGCTGGGTTAAATGATGATAAG GCGTTAAGAGACACAGGATACAGGTTCCGAGACACTGTACTTGCTCTTGGAGGTGGAAAAGATCCATTAGAG GTTTTTATCGAATTCCGAGGGCGTGAACCCTCTCCCGAGCCCCTGTTGAGGCACAATGGCTTGTTACAGACAACTGCTTGA